The proteins below come from a single Mangifera indica cultivar Alphonso chromosome 16, CATAS_Mindica_2.1, whole genome shotgun sequence genomic window:
- the LOC123199178 gene encoding abscisic acid 8'-hydroxylase 1-like isoform X2: MQIYNMHQLNHNRNLELADGLKNLKDAWRRATRTEKSYIPGRLGFPFIGETFPFFSATNSTKGCYDFVRLRRLRHGNWFKTRLLGKIHVFVPSTEGARTIFANDFVNFNKGYVKSMADAVGEKSLLCVPHESHKRIRRLLSDPFSMNSLSKFVKTFDKMLSDRLKTLGKSGKSFSVLNFSMKLTFDAICNMLISVTDETLLEQIEKDCTAVSDAMLSFPVMIPGTRYYRGLKARARLMKTFTEMMDRRRKGLESYEDFLQKMLERDSYSSDEKLSDQEILDNFLTLIIAGQTTTAAAMMWSVKFLDDNRQIQHRLREEQLLITKSKEDGASLTIEDVNSSMPYGLKVVKETLRMSNVLLWFPRVALNDCTIEGFNIKKGWHVNIDATFIHYDPTLYKNPEQFNPSRFEETQKPYSFIPFGSGPRTCLGMNMAKVTMLVFLHRLTSSYTWSVDDPNLCLEKKAHIPRLRSGCPITLNPLNS, translated from the exons atgcaaatatataatatgCACCAACTGAACCATAATCGCAACCTTGAGTTAGCAGATGGTTTGAAGAATCTTAAAGATG CTTGGAGAAGAGCCACAAGGACTGAGAAAAGCTACATCCCTGGACGCCTGGGTTTCCCTTTTATTGGCGAAACTTTTCCCTTTTTCTCAGCCACTAACAGCACAAAAGGATGCTACGATTTTGTCAGACTTAGACGACTAAG GCATGGAAACTGGTTCAAGACGAGATTGTTGGGCAAGATTCATGTGTTTGTTCCGAGCACAGAAGGGGCAAGAACCATATTTGCAAATGATTTTGTGAACTTCAACAAGGGATACGTGAAATCCATGGCTGATGCTGTGGGAGAGAAGAGCTTGTTATGTGTTCCGCATGAGAGCCACAAGAGGATCAGGCGTCTGCTATCTGATCCTTTCTCCATGAATTCcttatcaaaatttgtcaagactTTCGACAAAATGCTCTCTGACCGATTGAAGACATTAGGAAAATCCGGTAAAAGCTTTTCGGTACTTAATTTTAGCATGAAG TTAACCTTTGATGCAATATGCAACATGTTGATAAGTGTCACAGATGAGACTTTACTTGAACAAATTGAGAAAGATTGCACTGCAGTTTCAGATGCCATGCTATCCTTTCCCGTCATGATTCCAGGCACCAGATACTACAGAGGCCTGAAG GCACGAGCGAGGCTCATGAAAACTTTTACAGAGATGATGGACAGAAGACGGAAAGGCTTGGAGTCTTATGAAGATTTTCTGCAGAAAATGTTGGAGAGAGATTCGTATTCATCAGATGAAAAGTTGAGTGACCAAGAAATCCTAGATAACTTCTTGACTTTGATAATTGCTGGGCAGACTACCACTGCAGCTGCTATGATGTGGAGTGTCAAGTTTCTGGACGATAACAGACAAATCCAGCACAGGCTAAGG GAAGAGCAACTGTTAATAACCAAGAGCAAGGAAGATGGGGCCTCCCTCACCATTGAAGATGTCAATAGCAGCATGCCATATGGCTTGAAG GTTGTCAAAGAAACTCTAAGAATGTCAAATGTCTTGCTGTGGTTCCCTCGTGTTGCACTCAATGACTGCACCATTGAAG GTTTCAATATAAAGAAGGGATGGCATGTAAACATCGATGCAACTTTTATACACTATGACCCAACTCTGTACAAGAACCCTGAGCAATTCAACCCCTCAAGATTTGAA GAAACTCAGAAACCCTACAGCTTTATACCATTTGGGTCAGGACCTAGGACATGCTTGGGAATGAACATGGCCAAAGTAACAATGCTGGTGTTTTTACATCGGCTGACTAGCAGCTATAC GTGGAGCGTCGATGATCCAAATCTTTGTCTAGAGAAAAAGGCACATATCCCACGACTCAGGAGCGGCTGTCCCATTACCTTAAATCCCTTGAACAGTTGA
- the LOC123199462 gene encoding disease resistance RPP13-like protein 4 encodes MVDAVVSVCLEKLLNTLTEQSRFVNEFRDQFERLEKELQLMQCFLKDADKHKRKSKNEILRQIMANLRELIYEAEDILADCQLQSQDDDKLSYGWLNCINPLNVGFQYQTGRRLREINEKITLIKENISSFLNVPIFGRTETIGALSGRGDRWSGPVYDHTQVVGLEGDTRKIKDWLIEAENGLVAIGVVGMGGLGKTTIAQKVFNDREMENLFERRMWVSVSQTFTEEQIMRSMLRTLGDASVGDDRGELLRKINLYLSGKRYLLVMDDVWSEKTDWWQRICEGLPKGKGNCVIITTRNERVARKMGVKEEKVHRPKFLSKDDSWLLFRKIAFAETGGECMYPSLPDVGREIVEKCHGLPLAIKAFGGMMLYKPPTIHEWRRTANNFRDELAENDDSVMASLQLSYDELPPYLKSCFLSFSIYPEDCVITKEQLVHWWLGEGFVPVRNGRSSIEAGEDCFSGLTNRCLVEVVDKTYNKTISTCKIHDMVRDLVIRVAEEDAFFRSNGMNCRHLGIKGKMLKKQLVGNSKLRALLSTTKTAEVNNIASSIATKFSECCYMRVLDLSRSIFKLPRNGLLNQIGSLQHLTYLSLSNTHPLIQLPPSLEKLYNLQILDVSYCQNLKMLPPYIVSFKKLRVLDVSHCGSLEYIPKGLGKLSNLEVLLGFRPAQSSQVKGCRIPELMTLTRLRTLGLQFTRADEIGDNEVNALINLNELQFLSISCFDSEGSGDLIAKVEKLYPPQQLDELSLNYFPGKTSPIWLNPASLPMLRYLSISAGNLESMHESFWGVNDTIWKIEALMFDSLSDLGLEWAALQEVMPSLRIVNATWCPELCSFPIEDIGFRGGVWTREEQIMNM; translated from the coding sequence ATGGTGGATGCAGTGGTGAGTGTATGCTTGGAAAAGCTGCTTAATACACTTACAGAGCAGAGTCGCTTTGTGAATGAATTTAGAGATCAATTTGAGAGGTTAGAGAAGGAGCTCCAGTTGATGCAATGCTTCCTCAAAGATGCTGACAAGCACAAGAGGAAGAGTAAGAACGAAATTCTCCGCCAGATCATGGCTAATTTGCGAGAGCTGATTTATGAAGCTGAAGATATTCTGGCAGACTGTCAGCTTCAATCACAGGATGATGACAAACTGTCCTATGGTTGGTTGAATTGTATCAATCCTCTTAATGTGGGGTTCCAATATCAAACTGGAAGGCGCCTCAGAGAGATAAATGAGAAAATCACCCTCATTAAAGAAAACATCTCGTCTTTTCTTAATGTGCCAATTTTTGGCCGGACAGAGACAATAGGTGCTCTCAGTGGCCGAGGGGATAGATGGAGTGGCCCTGTATATGACCATACCCAAGTAGTTGGATTGGAAGGTGACACGAGGAAGATTAAAGATTGGCTAATTGAAGCCGAGAATGGCCTAGTAGCAATTGGAGTTGTTGGTATGGGTGGATTGGGAAAGACCACGATTGCTCAAAAGGTTTTCAATGACAGAGAAATGGAGAATCTGTTTGAGAGAAGAATGTGGGTGTCTGTTTCTCAAACATTTACTGAAGAACAAATTATGAGAAGCATGTTAAGGACCTTGGGAGATGCAAGTGTTGGAGATGATAGAGGGGAACTGttaaggaaaattaatttatatctctCAGGCAAGAGGTATTTGCTCGTGATGGATGATGTCTGGAGTGAGAAAACTGATTGGTGGCAGAGAATATGTGAGGGATTGCCCAAGGGAAAAGGAAACTGTGTTATCATCACTACCAGAAATGAAAGAGTTGCACGAAAAATGGgagtgaaagaagaaaaagtccATCGGCCCAAGTTCCTGAGCAAGGATGATAGCTGGTTGCTGTTTCGTAAGATAGCATTTGCAGAAACTGGAGGGGAGTGTATGTACCCTTCGCTACCAGATGTCGGTAGGGAGATTGTAGAGAAGTGCCACGGTCTTCCATTAGCAATAAAGGCATTTGGAGGGATGATGCTGTATAAACCACCAACTATTCATGAATGGAGGCGAACTGCAAATAATTTTCGGGATGAATTGGCAGAAAACGATGATTCTGTCATGGCTTCACTGCAACTTAGTTACGATGAGCTCCCCCCATACCTTAAGTCATGCTTCCTTAGTTTCTCTATTTATCCAGAGGACTGTGTCATTACAAAAGAGCAATTAGTTCACTGGTGGCTTGGGGAGGGTTTTGTCCCAGTAAGAAATGGTAGATCATCAATTGAAGCTGGAGAAGATTGTTTCTCGGGGTTAACAAATCGATGTTTGGTAGAAGTGGTTGACAAGACTTACAACAAAACAATTAGTACTTGTAAAATTCATGATATGGTTCGTGATTTGGTGATCAGAGTAGCAGAAGAGGATGCATTTTTCAGATCAAATGGTATGAATTGTCGTCATTTGGGGATTAAAGGCAAGATGCTAAAGAAGCAGCTTGTAGGTAATTCAAAGTTGCGAGCACTGTTATCTACAACAAAGACTGCTGAAGTGAACAACATTGCATCAAGCATTGCAACAAAGTTCAGTGAATGTTGCTATATGCGAGTTTTAGATCTTTCCAGATCAATCTTCAAATTGCCACGCAATGGTCTGTTGAATCAGATTGGTTCACTTCAGCATTTGACTTATCTTAGCTTAAGCAATACCCATCCTTTGATTCAACTCCCACCCTCGCTAGAGAAACTTTACAACCTTCAGATTTTGGATGTGAGTTACTGTCAAAACCTTAAAATGCTACCCCCTTATATTGTGTCATTTAAGAAGCTCAGAGTCCTAGATGTAAGCCATTGTGGTTCCCTTGAATACATACCGAAAGGCTTAGGAAAGCTTTCAAACCTTGAAGTTTTGTTGGGTTTTAGACCTGCTCAATCAAGCCAAGTCAAAGGTTGTCGGATTCCTGAGTTGATGACTTTGACTCGACTTAGGACACTTGGATTACAATTTACTCGTGCGGATGAGATTGGAGACAATGAGGTCAATGCATTGATAAATCTTAACGAACTGCAATTTTTGTCTATCAGTTGCTTTGATAGCGAAGGTAGCGGTGACCTCATTgccaaagttgaaaaactctatcCTCCACAGCAGCTTGATGAGCTGAGTCTCAACTATTTTCCTGGGAAGACAAGTCCAATCTGGCTCAATCCTGCCTCCCTTCCCATGTTAAGATACCTTTCAATTTCTGCCGGAAATCTTGAAAGCATGCATGAGAGCTTTTGGGGGGTGAATGATACCATCTGGAAAATTGAAGCTCTAATGTTTGATTCTCTCTCAGATTTGGGACTAGAATGGGCAGCTTTACAAGAAGTTATGCCATCCTTAAGAATTGTGAATGCTACTTGGTGTCCAGAGTTATGTTCTTTCCCAATTGAAGACATTGGATTCAGAGGTGGTGTTTGGACCAGAGAAGAGCAGATCATGAATATGTAG
- the LOC123198909 gene encoding AAA-ATPase At3g50940-like — MFSLEKIPSLSSLVSTYASVAASALLFRTIAKDLLPGEVREFAISKLRHIFKFRSKEVTVVIDEMDGIKWNEIFEASEVYLATKLSSNTQRIKVMKAVNEKRLSLHLEKDEMIIDHYEGAELRWKYVVVNPDKVNLPMGRPPRYDCRSFELTFHKKHKDLVMGSYLPYILKKAEDLADDQRVLKMSTLGNSQPNHCLSWESIDLEHPSTFETLAMAPKMKNEIMEDLDRFIRRKELYRRVGRAWKRGYLLYGPPGTGKSSLVAAMANYLKFDVYDLQLANVRNDKDLRQLLLATGNKSILVIEDIDCSVDLPDRRSFEDDDEETDEKQSRGEKRLRAADWKENFEMASRPQRNSWVTLSGLLNFIDGLWSSCGDQRIIIFTTNNKERIDGALLRPGRMDKHIHMSYCTFAGFKILASNYLGVHDEHNLFPEIKRLIKRVKITPAQVAEELMRNEDPDVALEEFLKTLAKKQSKRVNVSESEEGEEEEVPTSKRIKKQKTDAVRRSSRGKGKARNKYSAR; from the exons ATGTTTTCACTAGAAAAAATTCCTTCGCTTTCCTCTCTGGTATCAACCTATGCTTCTGTTGCAGCCTCGGCTCTACTGTTTCGAACGATAGCGAAAGATCTTCTTCCAGGTGAAGTTCGAGAATTCGCCATTTCTAAACTCCGCCATATCTTCAAATTTCGCTCAAAAGAAGTCACTGTAGTTATCGACGAAATGGATGGTATCAAGTGGAACGAAATTTTCGAAGCCTCTGAGGTTTACTTGGCCACGAAGCTCAGCTCCAACACCCAAAGAATCAAAGTAATGAAAGCTGTAAACGAGAAGCGCTTATCTCTTCACCTGGAGAAGGACGAAATGATCATCGATCATTATGAAGGCGCTGAGCTGAGATGGAAATATGTTGTTGTAAATCCAGACAAGGTGAATCTCCCAATGGGCCGTCCTCCTAGATATGACTGTCGATCATTTGAGCTCACTTTCCACAAGAAACACAAGGACCTGGTGATGGGTTCTTACTTGCCGTATATTCTGAAGAAAGCAGAGGACTTAGCTGATGATCAAAGAGTTTTAAAAATGTCCACTCTCGGCAACTCGCAGCCAAATCACTGTCTCAGTTGGGAGTCCATTGACCTTGAGCATCCCTCTACTTTCGAGACTTTGGCCATGGCGCCAAAGATGAAAAACGAAATTATGGAGGATCTAGACAGGTTTATCAGGAGGAAGGAGCTCTACAGGAGAGTAGGAAGGGCCTGGAAACGTGGTTATTTGTTATATGGTCCTCCAGGGACCGGAAAATCAAGCTTGGTTGCAGCAATGGCGAACTATCTCAAGTTCGATGTGTATGATCTGCAGCTAGCGAATGTAAGAAATGACAAAGATCTCAGACAGTTGCTACTGGCTACCGGGAATAAATCCATTCTTGTTATTGAAGATATTGATTGCAGCGTGGACCTGCCTGACCGGAGATCgtttgaagatgatgatgaagagacTGACGAAAAG CAGTCCAGGGGTGAAAAGAGACTGAGAGCCGCAGACTGGAAGGAGAACTTTGAAATGGCATCTAGACCACAGCGAAATTCTTGG GTGACACTCTCTGGGCTACTCAACTTCATTGATGGTTTGTGGTCTAGTTGCGGCGATCAGAGGATAATCATCTTCACAACCAACAACAAGGAGAGGATTGATGGAGCATTACTGCGTCCAGGACGCATGGATAAACATATTCACATGTCTTACTGCACCTTTGCCGGCTTCAAGATATTAGCCTCAAATTACTTGGGTGTTCATGACGAGCACAATCTCTTCCCAGAGATTAAACGCCTGATAAAGAGGGTGAAGATAACTCCTGCACAAGTTGCAGAAGAGTTGATGAGGAATGAAGATCCTGATGTGGCGCTTGAAGAGTTTCTGAAAACCCTGGCCAAGAAGCAAAGCAAGAGGGTCAACGTCTCCGAAAGCGAGGAAGGTGAGGAAGAAGAAGTTCCGACGTCCAAGAGAATTAAAAAGCAGAAAACTGATGCGGTGAGGAGGAGCTCTAGAGGCAAGGGAAAGGCAAGAAACAAGTATTCGGCTCGTTAA
- the LOC123199178 gene encoding abscisic acid 8'-hydroxylase 1-like isoform X1 has product MVNLSKEELLFLVQNYYDVIIVAVFSITITLCLSTAWRRATRTEKSYIPGRLGFPFIGETFPFFSATNSTKGCYDFVRLRRLRHGNWFKTRLLGKIHVFVPSTEGARTIFANDFVNFNKGYVKSMADAVGEKSLLCVPHESHKRIRRLLSDPFSMNSLSKFVKTFDKMLSDRLKTLGKSGKSFSVLNFSMKLTFDAICNMLISVTDETLLEQIEKDCTAVSDAMLSFPVMIPGTRYYRGLKARARLMKTFTEMMDRRRKGLESYEDFLQKMLERDSYSSDEKLSDQEILDNFLTLIIAGQTTTAAAMMWSVKFLDDNRQIQHRLREEQLLITKSKEDGASLTIEDVNSSMPYGLKVVKETLRMSNVLLWFPRVALNDCTIEGFNIKKGWHVNIDATFIHYDPTLYKNPEQFNPSRFEETQKPYSFIPFGSGPRTCLGMNMAKVTMLVFLHRLTSSYTWSVDDPNLCLEKKAHIPRLRSGCPITLNPLNS; this is encoded by the exons ATGGTGAATCTTTCAAAGGAAGAACTTCTCTTCCTCGTACAAAACTATTATGATGTTATCATAGTTGCAGTGTTTTCAATAACTATAACACTTTGTTTGTCGACAGCTTGGAGAAGAGCCACAAGGACTGAGAAAAGCTACATCCCTGGACGCCTGGGTTTCCCTTTTATTGGCGAAACTTTTCCCTTTTTCTCAGCCACTAACAGCACAAAAGGATGCTACGATTTTGTCAGACTTAGACGACTAAG GCATGGAAACTGGTTCAAGACGAGATTGTTGGGCAAGATTCATGTGTTTGTTCCGAGCACAGAAGGGGCAAGAACCATATTTGCAAATGATTTTGTGAACTTCAACAAGGGATACGTGAAATCCATGGCTGATGCTGTGGGAGAGAAGAGCTTGTTATGTGTTCCGCATGAGAGCCACAAGAGGATCAGGCGTCTGCTATCTGATCCTTTCTCCATGAATTCcttatcaaaatttgtcaagactTTCGACAAAATGCTCTCTGACCGATTGAAGACATTAGGAAAATCCGGTAAAAGCTTTTCGGTACTTAATTTTAGCATGAAG TTAACCTTTGATGCAATATGCAACATGTTGATAAGTGTCACAGATGAGACTTTACTTGAACAAATTGAGAAAGATTGCACTGCAGTTTCAGATGCCATGCTATCCTTTCCCGTCATGATTCCAGGCACCAGATACTACAGAGGCCTGAAG GCACGAGCGAGGCTCATGAAAACTTTTACAGAGATGATGGACAGAAGACGGAAAGGCTTGGAGTCTTATGAAGATTTTCTGCAGAAAATGTTGGAGAGAGATTCGTATTCATCAGATGAAAAGTTGAGTGACCAAGAAATCCTAGATAACTTCTTGACTTTGATAATTGCTGGGCAGACTACCACTGCAGCTGCTATGATGTGGAGTGTCAAGTTTCTGGACGATAACAGACAAATCCAGCACAGGCTAAGG GAAGAGCAACTGTTAATAACCAAGAGCAAGGAAGATGGGGCCTCCCTCACCATTGAAGATGTCAATAGCAGCATGCCATATGGCTTGAAG GTTGTCAAAGAAACTCTAAGAATGTCAAATGTCTTGCTGTGGTTCCCTCGTGTTGCACTCAATGACTGCACCATTGAAG GTTTCAATATAAAGAAGGGATGGCATGTAAACATCGATGCAACTTTTATACACTATGACCCAACTCTGTACAAGAACCCTGAGCAATTCAACCCCTCAAGATTTGAA GAAACTCAGAAACCCTACAGCTTTATACCATTTGGGTCAGGACCTAGGACATGCTTGGGAATGAACATGGCCAAAGTAACAATGCTGGTGTTTTTACATCGGCTGACTAGCAGCTATAC GTGGAGCGTCGATGATCCAAATCTTTGTCTAGAGAAAAAGGCACATATCCCACGACTCAGGAGCGGCTGTCCCATTACCTTAAATCCCTTGAACAGTTGA